A genome region from Mycobacterium florentinum includes the following:
- a CDS encoding class I SAM-dependent methyltransferase, whose product MSSDGAARTEGDSWDLASSVGATATMVAASRALASRDPDPLLDDRFAEPLVRAVGHPFFTRMLDGDIPLDDADVPLTARQRCEQMAVRTRFFDNFFLAATESGIRQVVILAAGLDARAYRLQWPEGTVVFEVDQPEVILFKDTTLAQIGAEPTAERRAVGVDLRDDWPTALRDNFFDTAAPTAWIAEGLLPYLPPDAQDRLLDNITALSAPGSRLATENITDMRVFTDERARALRSGWQKHGLDFDVADLVWVGERRQAGEHLAGTGWTVTQHPTEDLYAENGFALPDHELLAEFRRTISYLSAELG is encoded by the coding sequence GTGTCATCGGATGGCGCAGCGCGTACCGAAGGGGACAGTTGGGACCTTGCCTCCAGCGTGGGAGCGACGGCAACAATGGTGGCGGCATCTCGAGCGTTGGCGTCACGCGATCCGGATCCGCTGCTTGACGATCGGTTCGCCGAGCCGTTGGTCCGCGCGGTGGGACACCCGTTCTTCACGCGCATGCTCGACGGCGATATTCCTCTTGACGACGCGGATGTACCCCTGACCGCGCGGCAGCGCTGCGAGCAGATGGCCGTGCGCACAAGGTTTTTCGATAACTTCTTCCTCGCCGCGACCGAGAGTGGGATCCGTCAGGTCGTCATCTTGGCGGCAGGCCTCGACGCGCGGGCATACCGGTTGCAGTGGCCCGAGGGCACGGTGGTCTTCGAGGTGGACCAGCCCGAGGTGATCTTGTTCAAGGACACCACGTTGGCTCAGATCGGCGCCGAACCGACCGCCGAACGGCGAGCGGTCGGAGTCGACCTGCGCGACGACTGGCCTACGGCCTTGCGCGACAACTTCTTTGACACCGCGGCCCCGACGGCCTGGATCGCCGAAGGCCTACTGCCGTATCTGCCGCCGGATGCCCAGGATCGGCTTCTGGACAACATCACCGCACTCAGCGCGCCGGGCAGCCGCCTGGCCACCGAAAACATCACCGACATGCGCGTGTTCACCGACGAGCGCGCGCGTGCCTTACGCAGCGGGTGGCAAAAGCACGGGCTCGATTTCGACGTCGCCGATCTGGTGTGGGTCGGTGAGCGTCGCCAAGCCGGCGAGCACCTGGCGGGTACCGGCTGGACGGTCACGCAGCATCCCACCGAAGACCTGTACGCCGAAAACGGATTTGCGCTTCCGGATCACGAGCTGCTGGCCGAGTTTCGGCGGACCATCAGCTACCTGAGCGCAGAACTGGGCTGA
- a CDS encoding glycoside hydrolase produces MAIAASLVVSAGMIYAQGTKSSLPVEPPTATPTMTAAPPPKDPATGLGPHVATPSEVESLAALAATAPTGAQSFQFPLPAGVASEDRLQVKTIWAARVISVLFPQIKTIYGYRQDALPWHPNGLAIDVMIPNHASPEGIELGNQIAGYALANAKRWGINHVIWRQKIYPGPNSGAWTADLGNETANHYDHVHIATGGGGYPKGNEVYYIASMTPAPPE; encoded by the coding sequence ATGGCGATCGCGGCCTCGCTCGTCGTTTCTGCCGGAATGATTTACGCCCAAGGAACGAAGTCGTCGCTCCCTGTTGAACCCCCCACCGCAACCCCGACCATGACCGCGGCTCCGCCCCCGAAAGACCCGGCGACCGGACTGGGCCCGCATGTCGCCACTCCGTCGGAGGTGGAGTCGTTGGCGGCGCTGGCGGCGACCGCGCCGACCGGGGCACAGAGCTTCCAATTCCCGTTGCCCGCCGGTGTCGCGTCCGAGGACCGGTTGCAGGTGAAGACCATCTGGGCCGCCCGTGTCATCAGCGTGCTGTTCCCGCAGATCAAGACCATCTACGGGTATCGGCAAGACGCTCTGCCATGGCATCCCAATGGGCTGGCGATCGACGTGATGATCCCGAATCATGCCAGCCCCGAGGGCATCGAACTCGGCAACCAGATCGCCGGATATGCGCTGGCCAATGCGAAGCGGTGGGGCATCAACCACGTGATCTGGCGGCAGAAGATCTATCCGGGCCCCAACTCGGGAGCCTGGACCGCCGACCTCGGAAACGAAACCGCCAACCACTACGACCACGTCCACATCGCCACCGGCGGCGGCGGATATCCCAAGGGCAACGAGGTTTACTACATCGCCTCGATGACCCCCGCGCCGCCGGAGTAA
- a CDS encoding BTAD domain-containing putative transcriptional regulator, whose product MELGVLGPLQVRQDGTPVAIPGAKPRAILTMLGLHDGSVVPADVLIKLLWGDDPPRTAAKALQTHISSLRRALGDGLVVTEGAGWRLDGADVDASRYKLAAKAGRDAATVGDTNQAAVRLEEALVLWRGVPELPDGQRGLSEKTRWIESHAALVEDRADALLATGRAAEVIGDLEAAVAEAPLRERRWGQLMLALYRGGRQGEALAAYQRARSLLADELGVDPGPELRRLETAIVAQDTSLDVAVTQHLPSVTRAVTFLLTDIEGSTAAWEADADAMARALARHDELVEQVVTSRGGRLIKTRGEGDATFSVFERPSAAAAAAIELQDAITHEPWTSREPIRVRMALHTGEAELRDGDYFGRAVNRVARLRSLAEGGQILCSGATAELVIDSLADDVMLNDLGMRQLKNLVRPEHVFELRLETASAQPESQTAEPPMERPGLPAVLVGPGPFVGRGRELERLLSVWQAALAGGVPTVLIAGEPGVGKTRLAGEWSQRAYAQGAVVLYGRCDEDLGAPYQPFAEALRSLVPCMGADRLRGLRGADALLALVPGLSDVVPDLSPRAHPDPDTERYALFDAVVALLEIASKSAPVLLILDDLHWAAKPTLLLLRHLLRFGDHARVQIVGTYRSTDLDRSHPLAATLADLHRDGTANRLSLTGLDEEDVTTYVAEAGYDDDELAHALASVTGGNPFFLIEALRHIDESGGVWDQSTLPQGVREAVSRRLSRLPVETNKALAAAAVVGSRFALELVESVVGGDLIDAFDEACQAGIVIEEPGGNYRFNHAIVRQSLLAELASVRRMRLHQRIAATLETLPGADDELLAELAHHYYECAWAGNAAKAVFYCRRAADQAMARLAYEGAADLYRHALHSLEELDDELPDRDDQTAELLIARCEALLAAGDVVTAAGAVAQLQETTIDSARLAAWATCFDGQLSMLIHPERLDEAEVALGAAAAKLAQLDDANGEAKAHTVRAGCLARLGRIGDCEIALDDALTAARRAREHRRVNAVLAGAPLAALWGPNPVPRAGGRCLDVVRLLRITTDSPAVEATSTRCQAVLEAFRGRAAAARRMIDSARRTVVELGLRHARLEVEQFAGIVELIVGDPAAAEPPLRKAYNGFRRMGLDADTAETAALLGRACLALDRVAESDELCSESERLAGHALKASMGWRTLRAHLLARGGDHEEARRVAEAAVTLAERTDALVDHGDACLTLATVLAAAGNVAGARASAEQAVGLYERKGAAALAEMARGLLGRRVEQPVAPSARPEPSHVEFDNACVRAVARGDAAFHRGAFDEFEGYFADDIFFESRRKILGFASADLRSGRWPYDARRSLELDGMVQLRRTLVAVRGERLALYKTELGNADVSPGAPREELLQLIGIDEDGRFALDVWFDIDDIDGATAELDAAHARFEEAQPPARRLKNAATRVHERLFSDFAARNWDVITQVVADNYSIDDRRRVVNTGIRYGRVAGIDELRAAADVGMEINMLAVIAIRGERLALIHTHASGRDSETIASDAINVVEIDTDGRIAADVVFDPDDFDAAIAELETRYLAGEAAANAHAWSIIAGAYAALNRHEFPATTADWVNIDHRGEAAFGPGDLVAYLRAGLDAEQETRIYIEAVHRVADLGVVITYAAQETSQEGFDAEWRGITILMVDSDKISRSEVFDEAELDAALARFEQLSRPARRPENAATRVYDRFWSHFAARDWDAVTETLAESVSGMDHRRVVNAGMRGGRDAVIDDLRVAAELFSISMLDVVAIRGGRLALTRVRAAGRDPETVQNDAFNLIEIDADKRITLVDIFDLDDVDAAFNDLEARYLTGEAAPYAHMWTITTENYAALSRHELPPMTADAVTIDHRRAAAFAPGEFLQYLRAAIDQSQRTNIHPTIVHRLNELGTVITHTAQVTSNAGFDAEFQDVIVSTLVGNRVNHFELFDEADLDAALARFEELSRPVYRLENTASRLGEQFMRHLVAQNWDAMTQMMSDDFWSDDRRAVVGAGIRHGRDGQIADMRVIADIGLTTVAPHVIATRGDSLALTRVRFAFRGQDAAEFLTEVVGIAEIDANQQIAAIASFEPDDIDSAIAELDARYLAGEAAAHAHTWSVIMETFAALNRHEPLPTTPEFVSVDHRRTVAFAPGQLLAFVSTGSELDHDTTHAEAVHRLSNLGAVITFVTHGTSKEGFDAEWRAIAVSIIDSEKVSRCELFDEEDLDAAIARFEELHPTARGLENTASRASARYLERVVARDWEAAAEVLADDYYTDDRRHLTGGGVYGRDAEIVSAQAQVDVGTTQISQTVIAVRGERLALSRLRYAAYEHGLEGFVVEILIVVEANADGRCAATVAFDLDNIDAAFAELDARYLAAEAAAHADTWSVITQGFAVLNRREMPQTTPDWVNIDHRRGTSIAPGEMSTVLNAAWEHASDLRSFIESVHRLNDLGCVITHVAHETSQEGFYTEWRVVSVLTVEGDLVNRGEVFDEADLDAALARFDELQPQAPPLENAASRAVARLWTCFATQDWAALADTMIDDFWSHDHRRVVNAGVMRGRDVHVANMRTVAEVGFEAIASTVIATRGQYLALSRVWSSAHDFEPGETSADMLGIVQADGNNRLTTAALFDAEDIDAAFEELDAQYLAVEAAPHAHTWSIIARGFVALGRGEMPAITTDFVDIDHRRGPLAPGELIEYLRASFDDIKSNRIYLEAVHRLAGSCAVVTHVARNTSHRGFDAEWHVTDVITVDGDLISRVEMFDEADLDAALARFDELCSRPPQLENTASQLVERFQAYYAAGDWTAMSETLADNTSADDRRRVVGTGLRLGRDAAIADMRAIAELGRTDISSTVIATRGDRLALGRFVFSGRDQGPAFFTETLGVVEANSDNRIVAQISFDTDDVAAAFAELEARYLAGEAAAYSRTWSAITRVFEMINRGEMPTTTEDFEDIDHRRGALLAPGDLSQYLRVSLNDSARSHVYPVCVHRLTDRGAVVTHAAQGTSRGGFEAEWRMTDVFIVDGDLIKRYEFFDEADLDVALARFEELDT is encoded by the coding sequence GTGGAACTGGGGGTTTTGGGACCTCTCCAGGTCCGACAGGACGGGACGCCCGTCGCTATTCCGGGCGCCAAGCCGCGCGCCATCCTCACGATGCTCGGGCTACACGACGGATCGGTCGTGCCCGCCGACGTGCTGATCAAGTTGCTGTGGGGTGACGATCCGCCGCGCACGGCCGCCAAGGCCCTGCAGACCCATATCTCCTCGCTGCGCCGCGCGCTTGGCGACGGCCTCGTGGTCACCGAGGGAGCGGGCTGGAGGCTAGACGGCGCCGACGTGGATGCGTCGCGCTACAAGTTAGCGGCCAAGGCCGGGCGTGATGCGGCCACCGTCGGCGACACCAATCAAGCGGCGGTGCGATTGGAGGAGGCGCTGGTCCTCTGGCGCGGAGTCCCCGAACTCCCCGACGGTCAGCGGGGGCTGTCCGAGAAGACCCGTTGGATCGAAAGCCACGCCGCGCTCGTCGAAGATCGGGCTGACGCGCTACTCGCCACCGGCCGGGCCGCCGAAGTCATCGGCGACCTCGAGGCGGCAGTGGCCGAGGCTCCCCTGCGCGAAAGGCGATGGGGCCAGCTGATGCTCGCCCTATACCGGGGCGGGCGGCAGGGTGAAGCCCTTGCGGCTTATCAACGAGCACGGTCGCTGCTGGCCGACGAGCTGGGGGTCGATCCCGGGCCGGAGCTTCGGCGGCTCGAAACCGCGATCGTCGCTCAAGATACGTCACTGGATGTTGCTGTGACACAGCATCTTCCGTCAGTGACACGCGCCGTGACCTTCCTGCTCACCGATATCGAGGGATCGACTGCCGCGTGGGAGGCCGACGCCGATGCCATGGCGAGAGCACTCGCGCGTCACGACGAGCTGGTCGAGCAGGTCGTCACGTCGCGGGGCGGACGATTGATCAAAACACGCGGCGAGGGCGATGCGACTTTCTCGGTGTTCGAACGGCCGTCCGCGGCCGCCGCAGCGGCAATTGAGTTGCAAGACGCGATCACTCACGAGCCATGGACATCGCGCGAGCCCATTCGTGTCCGGATGGCGTTACACACCGGCGAGGCCGAGCTTCGCGACGGCGACTACTTCGGCCGGGCGGTCAATCGGGTGGCGCGCCTGCGATCGCTGGCCGAGGGTGGTCAGATCCTGTGCTCCGGTGCGACTGCCGAGCTCGTCATCGACTCGCTGGCCGACGACGTCATGCTCAACGACCTGGGAATGCGTCAGCTGAAGAACCTTGTCCGCCCCGAGCATGTTTTCGAGCTGCGGCTGGAAACCGCTTCGGCCCAACCCGAATCGCAGACCGCCGAACCGCCGATGGAACGTCCCGGCCTGCCCGCGGTACTCGTCGGACCGGGGCCGTTCGTCGGACGTGGGCGCGAGCTGGAACGCCTGCTGTCGGTGTGGCAGGCCGCACTTGCCGGTGGTGTGCCCACGGTGCTGATCGCCGGCGAGCCCGGCGTCGGGAAGACACGCCTGGCCGGTGAGTGGTCGCAGCGGGCCTATGCGCAAGGGGCGGTCGTCCTGTATGGCCGTTGCGACGAGGACCTCGGTGCGCCCTATCAGCCGTTCGCGGAAGCGCTACGTTCGCTCGTTCCGTGCATGGGCGCCGACCGGTTGCGGGGACTGCGCGGCGCCGACGCGTTGCTAGCACTGGTGCCCGGGCTGAGCGATGTCGTGCCCGATCTCTCCCCTCGGGCCCATCCGGATCCCGACACCGAGCGCTACGCACTCTTCGATGCCGTGGTTGCGCTGTTGGAAATCGCGTCCAAGAGTGCGCCGGTCCTGCTGATACTCGACGACCTGCACTGGGCGGCCAAGCCGACCCTGCTGCTGCTGCGGCATCTGCTGCGCTTCGGCGACCACGCCCGGGTGCAGATCGTCGGCACCTACCGCAGCACCGACCTGGACCGCTCCCATCCCCTGGCGGCGACGCTCGCCGACCTTCACCGCGACGGCACGGCCAACCGGCTGAGCCTGACCGGTCTCGACGAGGAGGACGTGACCACGTACGTCGCCGAAGCCGGCTACGACGACGATGAACTCGCCCACGCGTTGGCGTCCGTCACGGGCGGTAATCCCTTCTTCCTCATCGAGGCCCTGCGCCACATCGACGAGAGCGGCGGCGTATGGGATCAGAGCACCCTGCCGCAGGGCGTACGAGAAGCGGTGAGCCGCCGACTTTCCCGGCTTCCGGTCGAGACCAACAAGGCCCTTGCGGCGGCCGCGGTCGTCGGTAGCCGGTTCGCCTTGGAACTGGTCGAGAGCGTGGTCGGGGGCGACCTGATCGACGCGTTCGACGAGGCCTGCCAAGCAGGCATCGTCATCGAGGAGCCCGGCGGCAACTACCGGTTCAACCACGCGATCGTCCGCCAGTCGCTACTGGCCGAGTTGGCCTCGGTGCGGCGCATGCGATTGCACCAGCGCATCGCCGCGACTCTGGAGACGCTGCCAGGTGCCGACGACGAGCTGCTGGCCGAGTTGGCTCATCACTATTACGAATGCGCTTGGGCGGGAAACGCGGCCAAGGCAGTCTTTTACTGCCGGCGGGCCGCAGACCAAGCGATGGCGCGACTCGCCTATGAGGGAGCCGCCGACCTGTACCGTCACGCCCTGCACTCGCTCGAGGAGCTTGACGACGAGCTGCCCGATCGCGACGACCAAACTGCCGAGCTGTTGATTGCGCGCTGTGAGGCCCTGCTGGCCGCGGGTGATGTGGTTACTGCGGCGGGTGCGGTCGCCCAATTGCAGGAAACGACAATCGATTCGGCCCGGCTGGCGGCATGGGCAACATGCTTCGACGGCCAACTTTCGATGTTGATTCACCCCGAGCGATTGGACGAGGCGGAGGTTGCGTTGGGCGCGGCCGCCGCCAAACTCGCCCAACTGGACGACGCCAACGGAGAAGCCAAGGCGCATACCGTACGCGCCGGATGCCTCGCCCGCCTCGGGCGAATCGGCGACTGCGAAATCGCGTTGGACGACGCGCTGACCGCGGCGCGACGAGCGCGTGAACACCGGCGGGTGAACGCGGTCTTGGCGGGGGCGCCGCTCGCGGCATTATGGGGGCCCAACCCAGTTCCGCGCGCGGGCGGGCGGTGTCTTGACGTGGTGCGGTTGCTCCGAATCACCACCGACTCCCCCGCGGTCGAAGCGACTTCCACCCGTTGTCAGGCCGTGCTGGAGGCTTTCCGCGGACGCGCCGCCGCGGCACGGCGGATGATCGACTCCGCCCGACGCACCGTCGTCGAACTCGGGTTACGTCACGCGCGGCTCGAGGTTGAGCAGTTCGCCGGCATCGTCGAGCTCATCGTCGGCGACCCTGCGGCGGCCGAGCCACCTCTGCGCAAGGCCTACAACGGCTTTCGTCGCATGGGCCTCGACGCCGACACCGCCGAGACCGCCGCGCTGCTGGGCCGTGCCTGCCTCGCGCTCGACCGCGTCGCCGAGTCGGACGAATTATGCTCGGAGAGCGAGCGTCTCGCCGGCCACGCGCTGAAAGCGTCGATGGGCTGGCGCACGCTTCGGGCACATCTGCTGGCGCGCGGCGGTGACCACGAGGAGGCCCGCCGGGTTGCGGAGGCTGCGGTGACTTTGGCCGAGCGCACTGACGCCCTGGTTGATCACGGCGACGCATGCCTCACGCTGGCAACCGTTTTGGCGGCCGCCGGGAATGTCGCAGGAGCGCGAGCCTCCGCCGAGCAAGCGGTTGGCTTGTACGAACGCAAAGGCGCTGCGGCACTGGCTGAGATGGCGCGGGGTCTTCTCGGCAGGCGCGTCGAGCAGCCCGTCGCTCCGTCCGCTCGACCCGAGCCGTCGCACGTCGAGTTCGACAATGCGTGCGTGCGAGCGGTCGCCCGCGGAGATGCGGCTTTCCATCGTGGGGCCTTTGACGAGTTCGAGGGATATTTCGCGGACGACATCTTCTTCGAGAGTCGCCGCAAGATACTCGGTTTTGCAAGCGCCGATCTTCGGTCTGGCCGATGGCCATACGACGCACGACGTTCTCTCGAGCTGGACGGAATGGTTCAACTCCGTCGCACGCTTGTCGCTGTGCGAGGCGAGCGGTTGGCTCTCTACAAAACGGAATTGGGCAACGCGGATGTCAGTCCCGGGGCGCCGCGCGAAGAGTTGTTACAGCTAATCGGCATCGACGAGGACGGTCGATTCGCGCTCGACGTGTGGTTCGATATCGACGACATCGACGGAGCGACTGCAGAACTCGACGCCGCGCACGCCCGGTTCGAAGAGGCACAGCCACCAGCCCGCCGGCTCAAAAACGCCGCAACCCGTGTACACGAACGGCTCTTTTCCGACTTCGCCGCGCGCAACTGGGATGTCATAACTCAAGTAGTGGCCGATAACTATTCCATCGACGATCGACGGCGTGTTGTCAATACCGGAATTAGATATGGTCGAGTCGCCGGCATCGACGAGCTGCGGGCAGCGGCAGACGTCGGCATGGAGATAAATATGTTGGCCGTCATCGCGATTCGCGGTGAGCGCCTCGCGCTTATACACACCCATGCGTCAGGCCGCGACTCGGAGACAATTGCAAGCGATGCCATCAACGTCGTTGAGATCGACACCGATGGGCGCATAGCGGCCGACGTCGTGTTCGACCCTGACGACTTCGACGCTGCCATTGCCGAGCTCGAAACCCGCTACCTCGCAGGCGAAGCCGCGGCAAACGCGCACGCCTGGTCGATCATCGCTGGGGCCTACGCCGCGCTCAACCGGCACGAATTTCCCGCAACTACAGCGGACTGGGTCAACATCGACCACCGTGGGGAGGCAGCGTTCGGGCCCGGTGACCTGGTCGCGTACCTGCGTGCCGGGCTGGACGCCGAGCAAGAGACCCGAATTTATATCGAGGCCGTGCATCGGGTGGCTGACCTCGGGGTGGTAATCACTTACGCGGCGCAGGAGACCTCGCAAGAGGGCTTCGACGCCGAATGGCGAGGGATCACCATATTGATGGTCGACAGCGACAAGATCAGCCGCTCTGAAGTCTTCGACGAGGCGGAATTGGACGCCGCGCTCGCGCGGTTCGAACAACTCAGCCGTCCGGCACGGCGGCCAGAGAACGCGGCAACGCGCGTATACGACCGCTTCTGGTCACATTTCGCGGCCCGCGACTGGGATGCGGTGACTGAAACTCTCGCCGAGAGCGTTTCCGGTATGGATCACCGGCGGGTCGTCAATGCCGGGATGCGGGGTGGCCGAGATGCCGTGATCGACGACCTGCGGGTGGCTGCCGAGCTCTTCTCGATTTCGATGTTGGATGTTGTTGCGATCCGCGGCGGGCGCCTCGCTCTCACACGCGTGCGCGCCGCCGGTCGCGACCCCGAGACAGTCCAAAACGATGCCTTCAATCTCATCGAGATCGACGCTGACAAGCGGATCACACTGGTCGATATCTTCGATCTGGACGACGTCGACGCGGCGTTCAATGATCTCGAGGCGCGCTACCTCACCGGCGAAGCGGCGCCGTACGCACACATGTGGACGATAACGACTGAGAACTACGCCGCGCTGAGCCGACACGAGCTACCCCCGATGACAGCCGACGCCGTGACGATTGATCACCGCCGAGCCGCCGCTTTCGCGCCCGGTGAATTCCTCCAATACCTCCGCGCTGCGATCGATCAAAGCCAAAGAACCAACATCCATCCCACGATCGTGCATCGGCTGAATGAACTCGGCACGGTCATCACTCATACGGCGCAGGTAACCTCGAACGCCGGCTTCGACGCCGAGTTCCAAGACGTCATCGTGTCCACGCTAGTGGGCAACAGGGTCAATCACTTCGAGTTGTTCGACGAGGCAGACTTGGACGCGGCGCTCGCGCGGTTCGAAGAGCTCAGCCGGCCGGTGTATCGGCTGGAAAACACGGCGAGTCGACTGGGCGAGCAATTCATGAGGCATCTCGTAGCTCAAAACTGGGATGCCATGACGCAGATGATGAGCGACGACTTTTGGAGTGACGACCGCCGTGCTGTGGTCGGCGCGGGAATCCGGCATGGTCGGGACGGTCAGATCGCCGATATGCGGGTGATTGCCGACATCGGGCTCACCACGGTGGCGCCGCACGTCATTGCCACCCGCGGGGACAGCCTTGCCCTCACGCGTGTCCGGTTCGCATTCCGCGGCCAAGACGCCGCGGAGTTCCTCACGGAGGTAGTCGGCATCGCCGAAATCGACGCCAACCAGCAGATCGCCGCAATCGCCTCGTTCGAACCCGACGACATCGATTCCGCCATCGCCGAACTCGATGCGCGCTACCTCGCCGGCGAGGCAGCCGCCCACGCGCACACGTGGTCGGTGATCATGGAAACTTTCGCCGCGCTCAACCGACACGAGCCGCTGCCGACCACGCCGGAGTTCGTGAGCGTCGATCACCGCCGCACAGTGGCATTCGCCCCCGGTCAGCTGCTTGCATTTGTCAGTACCGGTTCCGAACTCGACCATGACACAACTCATGCCGAGGCGGTCCATAGGTTGAGCAACCTCGGAGCGGTCATCACCTTCGTGACCCACGGAACTTCGAAGGAGGGCTTTGACGCCGAATGGCGAGCAATCGCCGTTTCGATAATCGACAGCGAAAAGGTCAGCCGCTGCGAACTATTCGATGAAGAAGACCTCGACGCTGCGATCGCACGTTTTGAGGAATTACACCCAACCGCGCGAGGGCTGGAAAACACAGCCAGCCGCGCCTCTGCTCGCTATCTGGAACGAGTCGTCGCCCGCGATTGGGAAGCAGCGGCGGAAGTACTGGCCGACGACTACTACACCGACGATCGTCGTCACCTGACAGGCGGCGGCGTCTACGGCCGTGACGCCGAGATCGTCAGCGCGCAAGCACAAGTCGACGTCGGCACCACACAAATATCACAGACTGTAATTGCGGTCCGGGGTGAACGCCTCGCCCTCAGCCGTTTGCGGTATGCCGCATACGAACACGGGTTAGAGGGATTCGTCGTAGAAATTTTGATCGTCGTCGAAGCGAATGCAGACGGCCGGTGCGCCGCGACCGTCGCATTCGACCTCGACAACATCGACGCAGCATTCGCCGAACTCGATGCCCGCTACCTCGCGGCCGAAGCCGCCGCCCACGCTGACACGTGGTCGGTCATCACGCAGGGCTTTGCCGTGCTCAATCGGCGCGAAATGCCCCAGACTACGCCAGACTGGGTGAACATCGACCACCGACGAGGGACATCAATCGCGCCCGGCGAGATGTCTACAGTCCTCAATGCCGCGTGGGAACACGCATCTGACCTGAGGAGCTTCATCGAGTCGGTGCATCGACTGAACGACCTCGGTTGTGTCATCACGCACGTGGCGCACGAGACCTCGCAAGAGGGTTTCTACACCGAGTGGCGAGTGGTCAGCGTTTTGACGGTCGAAGGCGATTTGGTCAACCGCGGTGAGGTCTTCGACGAGGCGGATCTCGACGCCGCTCTTGCCCGCTTCGACGAACTGCAGCCGCAGGCGCCGCCACTGGAAAACGCGGCAAGCCGAGCGGTAGCGCGTCTATGGACCTGCTTCGCCACCCAGGACTGGGCCGCATTGGCCGACACAATGATTGACGACTTCTGGTCACATGATCACCGCCGGGTTGTCAACGCAGGTGTTATGCGCGGTCGTGATGTCCATGTCGCAAATATGCGGACGGTCGCCGAGGTCGGGTTCGAGGCTATCGCATCGACCGTGATCGCGACGCGCGGGCAATACCTCGCCCTCAGTCGTGTTTGGTCCTCGGCCCATGACTTCGAACCCGGGGAGACCAGCGCAGACATGCTTGGCATCGTTCAGGCCGATGGCAACAACCGACTCACCACCGCCGCCTTATTCGACGCAGAAGACATCGATGCGGCCTTCGAGGAACTTGATGCTCAATACCTCGCGGTCGAGGCGGCCCCCCACGCGCACACGTGGTCGATCATCGCCCGGGGGTTTGTTGCGCTCGGTCGAGGTGAAATGCCAGCGATAACAACGGACTTTGTGGATATTGACCATCGCCGAGGCCCACTGGCTCCCGGTGAACTGATCGAATACCTTCGTGCATCGTTCGACGACATCAAAAGCAACCGCATCTATCTTGAGGCCGTTCATCGGCTGGCAGGCTCCTGCGCGGTCGTCACCCATGTGGCGAGGAATACGTCGCACCGGGGGTTCGATGCTGAGTGGCACGTAACAGACGTCATCACTGTCGACGGCGACTTGATCAGCCGCGTCGAGATGTTCGACGAGGCGGACCTCGACGCCGCTCTTGCCCGCTTCGACGAATTGTGCTCGCGGCCGCCGCAATTAGAAAATACGGCAAGTCAGCTTGTCGAGCGCTTCCAGGCGTACTACGCGGCAGGCGACTGGACCGCCATGTCAGAGACATTAGCAGACAACACTTCTGCCGATGATCGCCGTCGGGTAGTGGGCACGGGACTGCGACTCGGGAGAGACGCCGCAATCGCGGACATGCGGGCGATCGCCGAACTCGGGAGGACGGATATCTCGTCGACGGTCATTGCGACGCGCGGCGATCGCCTGGCCCTCGGTCGATTCGTGTTCTCAGGCCGCGATCAAGGGCCCGCGTTCTTCACGGAGACGCTCGGCGTCGTGGAGGCAAACTCCGACAATCGGATCGTCGCCCAGATTAGTTTCGATACCGACGACGTGGCCGCCGCCTTCGCAGAGCTTGAGGCACGATATCTCGCCGGCGAGGCGGCCGCATACTCGCGTACGTGGTCAGCCATAACCCGGGTTTTCGAAATGATCAATCGAGGGGAAATGCCCACGACAACAGAGGACTTCGAAGACATCGATCATCGACGTGGGGCATTGCTGGCGCCGGGCGACCTGAGTCAATACCTCCGCGTCTCGCTGAATGACTCGGCCCGCAGCCACGTCTACCCCGTCTGCGTTCATCGGCTAACCGACCGTGGCGCGGTTGTCACCCACGCAGCTCAGGGGACGTCGCGAGGGGGCTTCGAGGCCGAGTGGCGCATGACCGATGTCTTCATCGTTGATGGCGACCTGATCAAACGTTACGAATTCTTCGACGAGGCGGACCTCGACGTAGCGCTCGCGCGCTTCGAGGAACTCGATACGTGA